One genomic segment of Salmo trutta chromosome 8, fSalTru1.1, whole genome shotgun sequence includes these proteins:
- the LOC115197953 gene encoding extensin-3-like yields MPPYLHTAIPPYLHTVIPPCHHTSIPPYRHTTMPPYLHTSIPPCLHAAIPPFDHATVPPCRRTSIPPYLHTSIPSFLHATIPPYLHFTMPPYRHTSIRPCHRATMPPYLHTAIPPYRHSSMPPYLHTAIRPYLHTAIPPCHHTSIPPFHHASMPPCLHAAIPPYLHTAIPPYRHTSIPPYRHTSIPAYRHTAIPLYRHTSIPPYLHTAIPQYRHTSIPPYHHTSIPPYHYNPNP; encoded by the coding sequence ATGCCGCCGTACCTCCATACCgccatacctccatacctccataccGTCATTCCTCCATGCCaccatacctccatacctccgTATCGCCATACCACCATGCCaccatacctccatacctccattCCACCATGCCTCCATGCCGCCATACCTCCATTCGACCATGCCACCGTGCCGCCATGCCGCCGTACCTCCATACCgccatacctccatacctccataccGTCATTCCTCCATGCCaccatacctccatacctccattTCACCATGCCTCCATACCGCCATACCTCCATTCGACCGTGCCACCGTGCCACCATGCCGCCGTACCTCCATACCGCCATACCTCCATACCGTCATTCCTCCATGCCACCATACCTCCATACCGCCATACGTCCATACCTCCATACCGCCATACCACCATGCCaccatacctccatacctccattCCACCATGCCTCCATGCCGCCATGCCTCCATGCCGCCATACCGCCATACCTCCATACCGCCATACCTCCATACCgccatacctccatacctccataccGCCATACCTCCATACCTGCATACCGCCATACCGCCATACCTCTATATCGCCATACCTCCATACCGCCATACCTCCATACCGCCATACCACAATACCGTCATACCTCCATACCGCCATATCaccatacctccatacctccataccATTACAATCCTAATCCATGA